Proteins encoded together in one Luteimonas fraxinea window:
- the cls gene encoding cardiolipin synthase: MSATLQRAWESFATMPHLVTLLTVGWALYLVVLGMWIVLQKREPVATLSWLLGLALLPYVGFLVYHVFGPQKIRRNRLRRSHSRASMRSTQIEAEEGEAAELVRLGQATTGLPATSSAEVELLVDGAAKYTALLADIARAEHHVHLEYYIYEPDTTGAALRDALVERARAGVHVRVLLDFVGSKASRKFFAPLLDAGGELAWFHPMRFGRIWRRPWTNLRTHRKIVVIDGRIGYTGGMNITDEQDERLRSDAYRDLHMRLVGKSVRVLQLVFAEDWAYATGRRDFLADVERQTPPADAGPIRTQVLTSGPDSNWEAIHRAHVGAIHAAKHRVWMTTPYFVPGEAAMMALTSAALAGLDVRLLVPKTSDSKLVTLAARSYFGQLLVAGVKIYEYRSRLLHSKTLLVDDHLALIGSANFDHRSFRLNFEVSVLFDDPGMAAALAQYIEREFANAPRVQRGRHRPLLSARLPEALARLCSPLL; encoded by the coding sequence ATGTCCGCAACCCTGCAGCGCGCCTGGGAGTCGTTCGCGACCATGCCGCACCTCGTGACGCTGCTGACCGTGGGCTGGGCGCTGTATCTGGTGGTGCTGGGCATGTGGATCGTGCTGCAGAAGCGCGAGCCGGTCGCGACGCTGAGCTGGCTGCTGGGTCTCGCCCTGCTGCCGTACGTGGGCTTTCTGGTCTATCACGTGTTCGGACCGCAGAAGATCCGCCGCAACCGTCTGCGCCGCAGCCACAGCCGCGCGTCGATGCGCAGCACGCAGATCGAAGCCGAAGAGGGCGAGGCCGCCGAACTCGTTCGACTGGGACAGGCGACGACCGGATTGCCGGCGACATCCTCGGCCGAAGTCGAACTGCTGGTCGACGGCGCGGCGAAGTACACCGCGCTGCTCGCAGACATCGCGCGCGCCGAACACCACGTGCATCTCGAGTACTACATCTACGAACCCGACACGACTGGCGCCGCGCTGCGCGATGCACTGGTCGAACGCGCGCGCGCCGGTGTGCACGTGCGCGTGCTGCTCGACTTCGTGGGCTCGAAGGCCTCGCGCAAGTTCTTCGCTCCGCTGCTCGACGCCGGCGGCGAACTCGCCTGGTTCCATCCGATGCGCTTCGGGCGCATCTGGCGGCGGCCGTGGACCAACCTGCGCACGCATCGCAAGATCGTCGTGATCGACGGCCGCATCGGCTACACCGGCGGCATGAACATCACCGACGAGCAAGACGAGCGCCTGCGCAGCGATGCGTATCGCGATCTGCACATGCGTCTGGTCGGCAAGTCGGTGCGCGTGCTGCAGCTGGTGTTCGCCGAGGACTGGGCCTACGCCACCGGCCGACGCGATTTTCTCGCCGACGTCGAACGGCAGACGCCGCCCGCCGATGCCGGTCCGATCCGCACCCAGGTGCTGACTTCGGGCCCGGATTCGAACTGGGAAGCGATCCATCGCGCGCACGTCGGCGCGATCCACGCCGCGAAACACCGCGTCTGGATGACCACGCCGTACTTCGTGCCTGGCGAGGCCGCGATGATGGCGCTGACCTCGGCCGCACTCGCCGGACTCGACGTGCGCCTGCTGGTGCCGAAGACCAGCGACTCGAAGCTGGTGACGCTGGCCGCGCGTTCCTACTTCGGCCAGCTGCTGGTCGCGGGCGTGAAGATCTACGAGTACCGTTCGCGCCTGCTGCACAGCAAGACGCTGCTGGTCGACGACCATCTCGCCCTGATCGGCAGCGCCAACTTCGACCACCGCAGCTTCCGGCTCAACTTCGAGGTCTCGGTGCTGTTCGACGACCCCGGCATGGCGGCGGCGCTCGCGCAGTACATCGAACGCGAGTTCGCCAATGCCCCGCGCGTCCAGCGCGGCCGCCACCGCCCGCTGCTGAGCGCACGCCTGCCCGAAGCCCTCGCCCGGCTGTGCTCGCCGCTGCTGTAG
- a CDS encoding adhesin: MKTIKTTLLAIAVSAAGVGTAQAQTYYDWTVIDHDITVDDTRNYETNVTNTNTEVNTTVNQTQDWTQTIDQSLTESYNIDVNQSVDQSLTETVDRSLTEAYDISVNDAFNREVNQQVDQSLDEAHRIRTNQVYENIDRTENVSSDVRRERNEHGVSVNLEKDLSLSSDIAFTGDPTITGSIDLDSAAIAVVDNRQSVSGNLGLNEVVENTAGIADDVGSEASGNLLFNVAAGDNNVQDNAAALSAADAGFAFGLADAEVFVNQTGSGNITMNEGVTNAASLGGNAFSAATGNIGVNIASGNNNAQKNAMAASVATAAYAQASVSSNQASSGNMTSNAGSYESFTDSTEMTMSGTLSGGSIAVGYGGYEGSTSGTTESTGNAYQQSNFYADMWQGENHPNGPVIGHADYDNDSQGAIENPGRPGIGGLAFDTDSEGSYEGSESGELAFIELGYTELEASLSGEISTTQWVSVAATNDASLSGSAFSAASGNIGVNVAAGTGNLQANSLSMAVAQPGAAAPPPGGGGGE; the protein is encoded by the coding sequence ATGAAGACCATCAAGACCACCCTGCTGGCGATTGCCGTCAGCGCTGCCGGTGTCGGCACAGCCCAGGCGCAGACCTACTACGACTGGACCGTCATCGATCACGACATCACTGTCGACGACACCCGCAATTACGAAACCAACGTCACCAACACCAATACCGAGGTCAACACGACGGTCAACCAGACCCAGGACTGGACCCAGACCATCGATCAGAGCCTCACCGAGTCCTACAACATCGACGTGAACCAGTCGGTGGACCAGAGCCTGACCGAGACCGTCGATCGCAGCCTGACCGAGGCCTACGACATCAGCGTCAACGACGCGTTCAACCGCGAGGTCAACCAGCAGGTCGACCAGAGCCTCGACGAGGCCCATCGCATCCGCACCAACCAGGTGTACGAGAACATCGATCGCACCGAGAACGTGAGCTCCGACGTGCGTCGCGAGCGCAACGAACACGGCGTGTCGGTGAACCTCGAGAAGGATCTGTCGCTGAGCTCGGACATCGCCTTCACCGGCGACCCGACGATCACCGGCAGCATCGATCTCGACTCGGCTGCGATCGCCGTCGTCGACAACCGCCAGTCGGTCAGCGGCAACCTCGGCCTCAACGAAGTGGTCGAGAACACCGCCGGCATCGCCGACGACGTGGGCTCGGAAGCGTCGGGCAACCTGCTGTTCAACGTCGCCGCTGGCGACAACAACGTGCAGGACAACGCTGCGGCGCTGTCGGCCGCCGACGCGGGCTTCGCGTTCGGTCTCGCCGACGCCGAAGTGTTCGTGAACCAGACCGGCAGCGGCAACATCACGATGAATGAAGGCGTGACCAACGCGGCCAGCCTCGGCGGCAATGCGTTCTCGGCGGCGACCGGCAACATCGGCGTCAACATCGCCTCGGGCAACAACAATGCGCAGAAGAACGCGATGGCCGCTTCGGTCGCCACCGCTGCCTATGCGCAGGCCAGCGTCAGCTCCAACCAGGCCTCGTCGGGCAACATGACGTCGAACGCCGGCAGCTACGAGTCCTTCACTGACAGCACCGAAATGACGATGAGCGGCACGCTCAGCGGCGGCTCGATCGCGGTCGGCTACGGCGGCTACGAAGGCAGCACCAGCGGCACCACAGAGTCGACCGGCAACGCCTATCAGCAGTCGAACTTCTACGCCGACATGTGGCAGGGCGAGAACCATCCGAACGGCCCGGTCATCGGCCATGCGGACTACGACAACGACAGCCAGGGTGCGATCGAGAATCCGGGCCGTCCGGGTATCGGCGGACTGGCGTTCGACACCGACTCGGAAGGCTCTTACGAGGGTTCCGAATCCGGCGAACTGGCCTTCATCGAACTGGGCTACACCGAGCTGGAAGCGTCGCTCAGCGGCGAGATCAGCACGACCCAGTGGGTGTCGGTTGCGGCAACCAACGATGCCAGCCTGTCGGGCAGCGCCTTCAGCGCGGCCTCGGGCAACATCGGTGTGAACGTGGCGGCGGGTACCGGCAATCTGCAGGCCAACAGCCTGTCGATGGCGGTCGCGCAGCCGGGCGCAGCGGCCCCGCCTCCGGGCGGTGGTGGCGGCGAGTAA
- a CDS encoding C39 family peptidase: MIRSLSGIAVALLALASPVRAADVAFQGILPNGAVMPVNVESMREARYRNIVRQHTDYSCGAAALATVLKFAYRLDVDEATVIEGMMGLADPQVVQARGFSLLDIKRYVESLGMRGRGYRIEEDRLRALRVPGLVLMDVRGFRHFVVLKQISGDYAEVADPILGNRSVPMAEFLESRPSRAIFIVIGSDFDRSTALLQPVERPSAKRLFARQGPVTDAELLDFGFSHADLF, encoded by the coding sequence ATGATCCGCAGTCTTTCCGGCATCGCAGTGGCCTTGCTCGCGCTGGCCAGCCCCGTGCGGGCGGCCGACGTGGCCTTCCAGGGCATCCTGCCCAATGGCGCGGTGATGCCGGTCAACGTGGAAAGCATGCGCGAGGCGCGCTACCGCAACATCGTGCGCCAGCACACCGATTACAGCTGCGGCGCTGCCGCATTGGCGACGGTGCTCAAGTTCGCCTACCGGCTCGATGTCGACGAGGCGACCGTCATCGAAGGAATGATGGGCCTGGCCGATCCGCAAGTCGTGCAGGCACGCGGCTTCTCGCTGCTGGACATCAAGCGCTACGTGGAATCGCTGGGCATGCGCGGTCGCGGGTATCGCATCGAGGAAGACCGGCTGCGCGCGCTGCGGGTGCCGGGCCTAGTGCTGATGGACGTGCGCGGCTTCCGCCACTTCGTCGTGCTCAAGCAGATCAGCGGCGACTACGCGGAAGTCGCCGACCCGATCCTCGGCAACCGCAGTGTGCCGATGGCGGAGTTTCTCGAGTCGCGGCCGTCGCGGGCCATTTTTATCGTCATAGGAAGTGACTTCGACCGTTCGACCGCGCTGCTGCAGCCGGTCGAGCGCCCGAGCGCGAAGCGGTTGTTCGCGCGTCAGGGACCGGTGACCGATGCCGAGCTGCTGGATTTCGGCTTCAGCCACGCGGACCTGTTCTGA
- a CDS encoding sigma-54 interaction domain-containing protein, with protein MASMTAPRVQRCAVWFGTPGPREEAVFAASGWHLRVACPEVSVQVGMRGGDQVIAIVDLRGADAVRLATFERILAEHADLPSLALVDDTVDASDPVCLRVLARCGGRLPQPLDPQRLDAALATLLTSPRRDIASVGGESAVMLGVRALLHRYADVELPVLITGESGTGKELAAHALHDLSGRRARPFVAMNCGAISPTLVQSELFGHERGAFTGAATRRMGLFESADGGTVFLDEIGDLPLDAQTNLLRVLQEGTIERVGSNHAIRVDVRVLAATHVDLEAAIAAGRFRQDLYYRLDVLRLQLPPLRARGADVELLARQFLDEFRAGHSVQARGFSAAARQCLRQHAWPGNVRELLNRVRRAAVVAEHALIEPADLQLGANAQVVALDHHRDRTEHDALVDALRATGCNVSASARRLSVSRVTIYRLCRKHGVSLEAFR; from the coding sequence ATGGCATCGATGACGGCGCCGCGCGTACAACGCTGCGCGGTCTGGTTCGGCACCCCGGGCCCACGCGAAGAAGCCGTGTTCGCGGCCAGCGGCTGGCACCTGCGCGTGGCCTGTCCGGAAGTCAGCGTCCAAGTCGGCATGCGCGGCGGCGATCAGGTGATCGCGATCGTCGACCTGCGCGGCGCGGATGCGGTGCGCCTGGCCACATTCGAACGGATCCTCGCCGAGCACGCCGACCTGCCGAGCCTGGCGCTGGTCGACGACACCGTCGATGCGAGCGATCCGGTCTGCCTGCGCGTGCTGGCGCGCTGTGGTGGACGCCTGCCGCAGCCGCTCGATCCGCAGCGCCTCGATGCCGCGCTTGCCACCTTGTTGACCAGCCCGCGGCGCGACATCGCCAGCGTCGGCGGCGAGAGCGCGGTGATGCTCGGCGTGCGCGCCCTGCTGCACCGCTACGCCGACGTCGAACTGCCGGTGCTGATCACCGGCGAGTCCGGCACCGGCAAGGAACTCGCGGCGCATGCCCTGCACGATCTGTCCGGCCGGCGCGCGCGTCCGTTCGTGGCGATGAACTGCGGCGCGATCTCGCCGACGCTGGTGCAGTCGGAACTGTTCGGCCACGAACGCGGCGCGTTCACCGGCGCGGCGACGCGGCGCATGGGTCTGTTCGAATCGGCCGATGGCGGCACCGTGTTTCTCGACGAGATCGGTGATCTGCCGCTCGATGCGCAGACCAATCTGCTACGGGTGCTACAGGAAGGCACGATCGAGCGCGTCGGCAGCAATCACGCGATCCGCGTCGACGTGCGCGTGCTCGCCGCGACCCACGTGGATCTGGAAGCGGCGATCGCTGCCGGCCGGTTCCGTCAGGATCTGTACTACCGCCTCGATGTATTGCGGCTGCAACTGCCGCCGCTGCGTGCGCGCGGCGCCGATGTCGAACTGCTCGCGCGCCAGTTCCTGGATGAATTCCGCGCGGGTCATTCCGTGCAGGCGCGCGGTTTCAGCGCGGCCGCGCGGCAATGCCTGCGCCAGCATGCGTGGCCGGGCAATGTGCGCGAACTGCTCAACCGCGTGCGTCGCGCCGCGGTGGTCGCCGAGCACGCGCTGATCGAACCGGCGGACCTGCAACTCGGCGCGAACGCGCAGGTGGTCGCACTCGATCATCATCGCGATCGCACCGAACACGACGCCCTGGTCGACGCGCTGCGCGCGACCGGCTGCAACGTCAGCGCCAGCGCGCGTCGGCTCAGCGTGTCGCGTGTGACGATCTACCGGCTGTGTCGCAAGCACGGCGTGTCGCTCGAGGCGTTCCGCTGA
- a CDS encoding PA0069 family radical SAM protein, translated as MSSRAPPPVSVALKGRGSASWVAGRFEKRSAIAEDDGWDALQSLQDDAISPATVVTEERARSIVSRNTSPDISFSQSVNPYRGCEHGCVYCFARPSHAYLDLSPGLDFETRLFAKTNAAERLRAEFARPGYVCSPIALGINTDGYQPIERRYGLTRSLIEVMAEARHPFSIVTKSANVVRDLDLLAPMAADGLVTVHFSVTSLDNRLSARMEPRAAAPHARLRAMRALHEAGVPVGVIVAPVVPAISDSELEAILAAAREAGAGSAGYVLLRLPNELKAVWREWLQLHYPERAAHVMSLLQQLHGGRDYDSTFGHRMRGQGPFADLIAARFARARRTLGFARLPPLRTDLFAPLRPQTPQGELF; from the coding sequence ATGAGTTCTCGCGCGCCGCCCCCCGTTTCCGTCGCCCTGAAAGGCCGCGGCAGTGCGTCGTGGGTCGCCGGGCGTTTCGAAAAGCGATCCGCGATCGCCGAGGACGACGGCTGGGACGCGCTGCAAAGCCTGCAGGACGACGCGATCTCGCCGGCGACCGTCGTCACCGAAGAGCGCGCGCGCAGCATCGTCAGCCGCAACACTTCGCCCGATATCAGCTTCTCGCAGTCGGTCAATCCGTATCGCGGCTGCGAGCATGGCTGCGTGTACTGCTTCGCCCGGCCCTCGCACGCCTATCTGGACCTGTCGCCCGGGCTGGACTTCGAGACCCGGCTGTTCGCCAAGACCAACGCCGCCGAGCGCCTGCGCGCCGAGTTCGCCCGCCCTGGCTATGTCTGTTCGCCGATCGCGCTGGGCATCAATACCGACGGCTACCAGCCGATCGAACGCCGCTACGGGCTGACCCGGTCGCTGATCGAGGTCATGGCCGAGGCGCGGCACCCTTTCAGCATCGTCACCAAGAGCGCCAACGTGGTGCGCGACCTCGACCTGCTGGCGCCGATGGCGGCCGACGGTCTGGTCACGGTGCACTTCTCGGTGACCTCGCTCGACAACCGCCTCTCGGCCCGCATGGAGCCGCGCGCCGCCGCCCCGCACGCGCGGCTGCGGGCGATGCGCGCGCTGCACGAGGCCGGCGTGCCGGTCGGCGTGATCGTGGCGCCTGTGGTGCCGGCGATCAGCGACTCGGAACTCGAAGCGATCCTCGCCGCCGCGCGCGAGGCCGGTGCCGGGAGCGCCGGCTACGTGCTGCTGCGGTTGCCGAACGAGCTCAAGGCGGTCTGGCGCGAGTGGCTGCAGCTGCACTACCCCGAGCGCGCCGCCCACGTCATGAGCCTGCTGCAGCAGCTGCATGGCGGGCGCGACTATGACAGCACCTTCGGCCATCGCATGCGCGGGCAAGGGCCGTTCGCCGATCTGATCGCCGCCCGCTTCGCCCGGGCGCGACGCACGCTCGGCTTCGCGCGTCTGCCGCCGCTGCGGACCGACCTGTTCGCGCCACTGCGCCCCCAGACGCCACAGGGCGAGCTGTTCTAG